The window GATCTATAGTTAAAACTCTGTTCGAAGCATATTCTCCAGAACCACTATCACTACAAAATATGCATCCATTAAAACCTATTTTTCCATCTCTATTGGGACAAGTAAATCCACCATCTAGTGATAATTTAAAAATCTTTTCATTAAATATTTCTCTAAGTTCAAAATTTAGAGAACGATACCTTTTATCAAACCAACGCAAATTATTACACATCCTTTATACTTATATAGTGTAGAGTATATTTTACTATGACAAATAAAATCTTTCAAGGAATAATAAGATGAATTTTGAATATATATAAAGCGAAACTTAATTCAAGTAGAGATTTTACTTTGAATAAATTTTTAGCTTTTAGATAAATGTATTTTGAAGGAATTTATTAAAGGAAGTTTAACTATATAATGAAAAAAGTGATAAGAGGGAGTTTATAATGAGCAGACAATTAAAAGCGGATCTAGCTTTACTATTTGTAACTATAGGATGGGGAGCTTCTTTTATACTTACAAAAAATTCATTATCTGAATTAGAAACATATAATTTTTTAGCTATAAGATTTTTTATAGCTTTTATAATATCAAGTTGTATATTCTTTAAAAATATGATTAAAGCAGATAAGAAAAGTATAAAATATGAACTTATATTAGGTATTATACTTTATGCACATTATGCATTTCAAACAGTTGGTCTTAATTATACAACCCCTTCAAAATCTGCATTTATAACTGGTTCAAATGTTATAATGGTACCTATACTATCAGCTCTTATGATTAAGGAATTTCCTCAAAAAAAATCATTAGTAAGTGCAATACTTGCCTTAATAGGGCTTGCTATGTTAACTTTAAATGAAAACATAACAAGTATTAATAGGGGGGATATATATACTTTGATATGCGCTGTTGTATTTGCTATATACATAATATTTGTAGGAAAATATACTTGGGAATGTGAATCTATAGCATTAGCTGTTATTCAATTTGGAGTGGTTGCTTTTTTAAGTTCTATAACTTCGATTGCGATAGAAAGTCCTGTAATGCCATCTAGTAATGATATTTGGATTAATATAATTATATTAAGTGTGATATGTACTTCAGGTGCATTTATAATACAAAGTGTTGCTCAAAAGTTTACGACTTCAAATCATACAGCCTTAATTTATTCAGCAGAGCCTGTTTTTGCAGCTATGTTCGGATATTTTTTATATTCTGAAGTTATTACTATAAAAACAGGAATAGGAGCATTCTTAATACTCTTAGGAATGATAATATCTGAAGTTGAGTTTAATATATTTTTAAAGGCAAAAGAAAATGAAGAAGATAACTTAATAAATAATGAATAATACCCATTTATCAAAAAAATTCATCTATATTTAATATAGATGAATTTTTTTCGTATATTCAGGAAAAACTTGTATTGTAAGAAAAGGTAGGTGAATATAGTTGAATGAGATAAATATAAAAGATAATAATGCTTACATACATTTTCCTAATATACTCAAAAATTATATTAAAGGAAATTATAAAGAAGATCACAAAGAAATAGTGATACTATGCATAGGTACAGACAGATGTACTGGGGATTCTCTTGGGCCGTTAATCGGATATAAACTTCAAAATAAAATAAATAAATACAAAGATATATATATACATGGAACATTAGAAGAGCCTGTTCATGCAAAAAATTTAAACGATACAATTGAATATATAAATAAACATTATGAAAACCCCTTTATAATAGCTATAGATGCATGTTTAGGTGCATCTGACAGAATAGGATGTATTAAAGTATCAAATGGTGCATTAAAACCGGGAGCAGGGGTAAACAAAAAACTACCTTCTGTAGGAGATATAAATATATTGGGAATAGTAAATGTATCAGGTTTTATGGAATTTATGGTTTTACA is drawn from Tepidibacter hydrothermalis and contains these coding sequences:
- a CDS encoding DMT family transporter, with translation MSRQLKADLALLFVTIGWGASFILTKNSLSELETYNFLAIRFFIAFIISSCIFFKNMIKADKKSIKYELILGIILYAHYAFQTVGLNYTTPSKSAFITGSNVIMVPILSALMIKEFPQKKSLVSAILALIGLAMLTLNENITSINRGDIYTLICAVVFAIYIIFVGKYTWECESIALAVIQFGVVAFLSSITSIAIESPVMPSSNDIWINIIILSVICTSGAFIIQSVAQKFTTSNHTALIYSAEPVFAAMFGYFLYSEVITIKTGIGAFLILLGMIISEVEFNIFLKAKENEEDNLINNE
- the yyaC gene encoding spore protease YyaC, which produces MNEINIKDNNAYIHFPNILKNYIKGNYKEDHKEIVILCIGTDRCTGDSLGPLIGYKLQNKINKYKDIYIHGTLEEPVHAKNLNDTIEYINKHYENPFIIAIDACLGASDRIGCIKVSNGALKPGAGVNKKLPSVGDINILGIVNVSGFMEFMVLQNTRLQLIMKMSEFISRGIDHALWTCTQKNQIQNNIF